The following proteins come from a genomic window of Shewanella halifaxensis HAW-EB4:
- a CDS encoding SGNH/GDSL hydrolase family protein produces the protein MHYLIFILLAPILFLQGRTVKKNTPQLPEAAGPRQGTVGNGATLSVLILGDSAAAGVGVAHQQQALAGVVVNELAQHYQVDWRLMAKSGHNTLQAIDMLQQELVQQQEMRFEAVVVSLGVNDVLSPLTVNKWIGQQQTLVELVTRKLGCRRLILTRVPPMGDFPVLPQPLRWFLGQRSQAFNRQLQRYALQEPRFTLLEFGHQLNSDAMATDGFHPGALIYQDWGQSVVNALLADNTKSN, from the coding sequence GTGCATTACCTCATTTTTATTCTGTTGGCACCGATCTTATTTTTACAAGGTCGCACAGTTAAGAAGAACACCCCACAGCTGCCCGAAGCAGCAGGGCCTAGGCAAGGTACTGTCGGTAATGGTGCGACATTATCTGTACTTATCTTAGGTGACAGTGCTGCAGCGGGAGTCGGCGTGGCTCACCAGCAGCAGGCATTAGCGGGAGTTGTTGTGAATGAGCTTGCCCAGCACTATCAGGTTGATTGGCGATTAATGGCAAAGTCTGGTCACAATACCCTGCAAGCCATTGACATGTTGCAACAGGAACTCGTCCAACAGCAAGAGATGCGTTTTGAGGCGGTTGTGGTATCGCTAGGTGTAAATGACGTACTGAGCCCTTTAACCGTTAATAAGTGGATAGGTCAGCAACAAACTTTGGTTGAGTTAGTCACCAGAAAACTAGGTTGTCGGCGTTTGATATTGACGCGGGTGCCACCTATGGGGGATTTCCCGGTGTTACCGCAGCCTTTGCGTTGGTTTCTCGGTCAACGTAGCCAAGCATTTAACCGGCAACTGCAGCGCTATGCTTTGCAAGAACCAAGGTTTACTTTGTTGGAGTTTGGCCATCAACTCAATAGTGATGCGATGGCTACTGATGGCTTTCACCCTGGCGCATTAATTTACCAAGATTGGGGGCAGAGCGTTGTAAATGCGCTTTTAGCCGATAATACTAAGTCTAATTAA
- a CDS encoding monovalent cation:proton antiporter family protein: MEHGFLIQILLMLVIAIVSIAILRRAGLPAILAYLVTGVISGPSGFHWFTQHQMQSVAELGVVLLMFSLGLEFSLPRLWAMRRTVFGLGSAQVVVTTVLSMGIALLCNLSVTESVVVGAAIALSSTAIVLKLLNEQGWLRRRHGELSVSVLLFQDIAVVPLLILLPILASDGEALLWNDVFFALLKGVLAFIALMAFGKWALPKLFDEVARSRSNELFVLSTLVVALVTGAITQWLGLSMALGAFMAGMLLGESQYRRQLEADIRPFRDLLMGLFFISIGMLLDFQLVAQYWWQIIFILIAVILGKALVVFSLLKAAKESFRSSVATALSLAQVGEFSFVVLALAVNYQLLDNKTSTTLVMVAVLSMALAPWLVRHSVDIARMLQGLKPKADSSESINVQVDAKGDLVLILGYGRVGQTIARFMKTEAIPYLVLDLDPKRVSEARTAGEPVYFGDVCKRSILKQAKVREAKLIVITFSSERILEEVLPLCRQLAPEAKILVRTRDDSGMEELEEAGASQVIPETLEGSLMLVSQVLYQCGVPLARILKRLESERRNHYQYLHGFFSGAETDFTLEQLHAVALPKGANAVGLTLSQIPWEKLRVELRAVRRAGAEVEDPELDWQIKSGDILILLGKPRRMEKAEIFLLQG, translated from the coding sequence ATGGAACATGGCTTTCTCATTCAAATTCTACTGATGCTGGTCATTGCAATTGTTTCAATTGCTATACTCCGACGTGCAGGCTTGCCAGCGATCTTAGCTTACCTGGTGACCGGAGTGATAAGTGGTCCAAGTGGCTTTCACTGGTTTACCCAGCATCAGATGCAGTCAGTTGCCGAACTCGGTGTCGTGTTACTGATGTTTAGTCTAGGACTCGAGTTTTCCTTGCCTAGGCTTTGGGCAATGCGTCGCACCGTATTTGGCTTAGGTAGTGCTCAAGTCGTCGTGACCACCGTTTTAAGCATGGGAATTGCGCTGTTATGTAATCTCAGCGTGACCGAGTCGGTTGTTGTTGGTGCTGCTATCGCACTGTCATCGACTGCCATTGTCCTCAAGTTACTCAATGAGCAAGGCTGGTTAAGGCGCCGACATGGTGAGCTTTCTGTCAGTGTGCTGTTATTTCAAGATATTGCCGTTGTTCCCTTATTAATTTTGCTGCCCATTCTAGCCAGTGATGGCGAGGCGCTATTATGGAACGATGTATTTTTTGCCTTGCTAAAGGGCGTATTGGCGTTTATTGCATTGATGGCTTTTGGTAAGTGGGCTTTGCCTAAGCTGTTTGACGAGGTGGCTCGCTCACGTTCAAATGAGCTATTTGTCCTTTCCACTCTAGTGGTTGCTCTGGTAACTGGCGCCATTACTCAGTGGCTCGGTTTATCGATGGCATTAGGTGCCTTTATGGCGGGTATGCTGCTTGGTGAAAGTCAGTACCGCCGCCAGCTTGAGGCTGACATTCGTCCCTTTCGGGATCTATTGATGGGGCTGTTTTTTATTTCCATCGGTATGTTGTTGGATTTCCAGTTGGTCGCCCAGTACTGGTGGCAAATCATCTTTATCCTTATCGCAGTGATCTTAGGTAAAGCACTGGTGGTGTTCTCTCTGTTGAAGGCTGCTAAAGAGTCTTTTCGTTCCTCGGTAGCCACAGCATTGAGTCTAGCGCAGGTGGGAGAGTTCAGTTTTGTGGTCTTGGCTTTGGCTGTTAACTATCAATTGCTCGACAACAAAACCAGTACCACATTGGTTATGGTTGCCGTGCTATCTATGGCATTAGCCCCCTGGTTGGTAAGGCACAGTGTCGATATAGCCAGAATGCTGCAAGGCTTGAAACCTAAGGCTGATAGCAGTGAGTCGATTAATGTCCAAGTCGATGCTAAAGGCGATCTGGTACTCATCTTAGGCTACGGTCGAGTGGGGCAAACCATTGCAAGGTTCATGAAAACTGAAGCTATTCCATATTTAGTTCTGGATCTCGACCCTAAAAGAGTCTCTGAGGCGAGAACCGCTGGAGAGCCTGTTTATTTTGGTGATGTGTGTAAGAGAAGTATTCTAAAACAAGCAAAGGTGCGTGAAGCAAAGTTGATCGTGATTACTTTTAGCAGTGAGCGAATACTAGAAGAGGTTCTACCCTTATGCCGTCAACTGGCTCCAGAGGCTAAAATCTTGGTTCGTACACGAGATGACTCTGGTATGGAAGAGTTAGAAGAAGCTGGGGCAAGTCAGGTTATTCCCGAAACACTCGAGGGTAGCTTAATGTTAGTGTCTCAAGTTTTGTACCAATGTGGAGTGCCGCTGGCACGGATCCTTAAACGGCTTGAATCTGAGCGGCGAAACCATTATCAATACTTACATGGCTTTTTTTCCGGTGCTGAAACCGACTTTACCTTGGAGCAGCTACACGCAGTCGCTCTACCAAAAGGTGCCAATGCTGTAGGGCTGACCTTGTCACAGATCCCATGGGAAAAATTAAGAGTCGAGCTTAGAGCGGTAAGGCGTGCAGGTGCAGAAGTTGAGGATCCTGAACTCGATTGGCAGATAAAGTCTGGCGATATTCTTATCTTGCTTGGTAAGCCTAGACGCATGGAAAAAGCCGAGATCTTTTTATTGCAAGGCTAA
- the dgcS gene encoding diguanylate cyclase DgcS: protein MEFGLATESFPIKYRKPNSMPIPLGLDLVDIIQQLHQHLDPRTVFACFGKIMGQHLPLYGVRLAYKGYQFHWGQQNGYAIEQKLALSDGQVTVNYNLKAPLVPSQTQKLNQLQELVLQPLFNAIQYKEMSLQAMYDALTNLGNRHYYQESLRKELARAERNNESFSLITLDLDNFKQLNDDFGHQLGDSALVEFAKMLNTTIRNSDQAFRIGGDEFTILVQANVEAAGILCQRILDAIAIHQYLEKYQVKTSMGVAQWRHNDTEESLYQRADNALYEAKAAGRQCYRICRTSPTSSAVAK from the coding sequence ATGGAATTTGGCCTAGCAACCGAGTCTTTCCCTATTAAATACCGCAAACCTAATAGTATGCCTATACCATTGGGGCTTGATCTAGTTGATATCATCCAACAACTGCATCAACATCTAGACCCTAGGACAGTATTTGCCTGCTTTGGCAAAATAATGGGGCAACATTTGCCGCTTTATGGTGTTCGCCTAGCTTATAAGGGCTATCAATTCCATTGGGGCCAACAAAATGGTTATGCCATTGAGCAAAAGCTAGCCTTATCCGACGGTCAAGTCACCGTTAACTATAATCTAAAAGCGCCTTTAGTGCCGTCTCAAACCCAGAAGTTAAACCAGCTGCAAGAGCTTGTGTTACAACCGCTGTTTAACGCTATCCAATATAAAGAGATGTCTCTACAGGCTATGTATGACGCGCTGACAAACTTAGGTAATCGTCATTACTATCAAGAATCATTAAGAAAAGAGCTTGCTCGGGCCGAGCGTAATAACGAGAGTTTTTCATTAATTACTCTCGATTTAGATAACTTTAAGCAGCTCAATGATGACTTTGGTCATCAGTTAGGCGATAGCGCCTTAGTTGAGTTTGCAAAGATGCTCAATACAACCATCAGAAACAGTGACCAAGCATTTCGTATAGGTGGCGATGAATTTACCATATTAGTTCAAGCCAACGTTGAGGCTGCAGGTATTTTGTGTCAACGGATCTTAGATGCCATCGCAATTCATCAATATTTAGAAAAGTATCAAGTAAAAACCAGCATGGGTGTGGCGCAGTGGCGACATAATGATACTGAAGAGAGTCTTTACCAGCGTGCTGATAATGCGCTATATGAGGCGAAGGCGGCAGGACGTCAGTGCTATCGTATATGTAGAACAAGCCCGACATCGTCAGCGGTCGCCAAATAA
- a CDS encoding patatin-like phospholipase family protein has translation MPNKTALVLGGGGARAAYQIGVLKAIVQFYPRNHGIPFRIVCGTSAGAINATSIATHASCFHLGVRKLEWVWRHVHARKVYQASIGGVLIHLSKMALKGLQSDGASSSAGSLFNSDPLRKLLSDLINFERIDRNINSGALEAVSLDTSCYNNSRSVTFFQANAHVDNWQRDRRHGIRTRLNTDHLLASSAIPMVFPSIRLNQEYYGDGSVHQLAPLSSPIHLGAEKIMVINLESPHKIQPKELDHHPKTATIAGHLLDTIFSDTLNSDLERLERINNTLSLIPEESKQKLALKNIETLVIKPSEDLSAMASRYFQDMPFAIKTMMKALGINEHSESSIISYLLFEQSYCSALIELGYEDAMCQIDEIKQFFNIN, from the coding sequence TTGCCAAATAAAACGGCGTTAGTACTGGGTGGTGGTGGCGCTAGGGCCGCATACCAGATTGGGGTACTCAAGGCGATAGTACAGTTTTATCCACGCAACCACGGTATTCCCTTTAGAATCGTCTGTGGCACTTCTGCTGGCGCAATTAACGCCACCTCTATTGCGACCCATGCTTCCTGCTTTCATCTTGGCGTACGTAAGCTTGAATGGGTATGGCGTCATGTTCATGCCCGTAAAGTCTATCAAGCGTCCATTGGTGGAGTATTAATACACTTAAGTAAGATGGCACTGAAAGGCCTTCAAAGCGATGGAGCCTCCAGCAGTGCTGGCAGCCTATTTAATAGTGACCCCCTAAGAAAATTACTCAGCGATTTAATCAACTTCGAGCGAATCGACCGTAATATTAATAGCGGCGCACTCGAAGCTGTTAGCCTCGACACCTCTTGCTACAATAACTCGCGCTCGGTCACCTTTTTTCAGGCCAATGCCCATGTCGATAACTGGCAAAGAGATCGGCGGCACGGCATACGCACTCGGCTCAATACCGATCATCTACTGGCAAGTTCCGCTATTCCGATGGTATTTCCCTCTATTCGATTAAATCAGGAGTACTATGGTGATGGCTCAGTACATCAACTGGCACCTTTAAGTAGCCCTATTCATTTAGGCGCCGAGAAGATCATGGTCATTAACCTTGAAAGTCCTCACAAAATTCAGCCCAAAGAGCTTGATCATCACCCAAAGACCGCCACTATTGCAGGTCACCTGCTCGATACTATCTTTTCTGATACGCTCAATAGCGATCTAGAGAGGCTTGAACGGATCAACAACACCCTATCTTTAATACCTGAGGAAAGTAAGCAGAAATTAGCGCTTAAAAATATCGAAACCTTAGTGATTAAGCCCAGCGAAGATCTAAGCGCAATGGCGTCGCGCTACTTTCAGGATATGCCATTCGCCATTAAAACCATGATGAAAGCATTAGGGATCAACGAGCACTCAGAATCGAGTATTATTTCTTATTTATTATTTGAACAAAGTTATTGCAGTGCCTTGATAGAGCTGGGCTATGAGGACGCCATGTGCCAAATTGATGAAATAAAACAATTTTTTAATATTAATTAG